From a region of the Thiorhodovibrio winogradskyi genome:
- a CDS encoding ArsR/SmtB family transcription factor, with protein MKERQLKDLLYEQVARIGKALSSPKRLELLELLAQGEKTVETLTSESGGDVKLVSAHLRALREARLVEVRREGRFMVYRASGADVGALLATLRDVAESHLVELRLALEQLVDAEAQLTGISRETLLEQARRGDVLVLDVRPESEYRSAHLPFARSMPLDELEHQLDALPSDKPIVAYCRGPFCLMSEQAVGLLRARGFRAARIDDGVSEWLAHGLTVDSSTNPTH; from the coding sequence ATGAAAGAACGACAACTCAAAGATCTGCTCTACGAGCAAGTCGCGCGGATCGGCAAAGCGCTGTCGAGCCCGAAACGGCTGGAGCTGCTGGAGCTGCTCGCACAGGGCGAGAAGACCGTGGAGACCTTGACCAGCGAGTCGGGCGGCGACGTCAAGCTGGTCAGTGCCCATCTGCGAGCGCTGCGGGAGGCGCGGCTCGTTGAGGTCCGGCGCGAGGGGCGCTTCATGGTCTATCGCGCGAGTGGCGCCGATGTCGGCGCCTTGCTCGCCACGCTGCGCGATGTTGCCGAGAGTCATCTCGTCGAGCTGCGCCTGGCCCTGGAACAGCTTGTCGATGCCGAGGCGCAGCTGACCGGTATCTCCCGCGAGACGCTGCTCGAGCAGGCTCGCCGAGGAGACGTCCTGGTGCTCGATGTGCGCCCGGAGAGCGAGTATCGCAGCGCCCATCTACCCTTCGCGCGGTCCATGCCGCTCGATGAGCTGGAACACCAGCTAGACGCCTTGCCGTCGGATAAGCCCATCGTCGCCTATTGCCGTGGCCCCTTCTGTCTGATGTCGGAGCAGGCCGTTGGACTCCTGCGGGCGCGGGGCTTTCGCGCCGCCCGCATCGACGACGGTGTCAGCGAATGGCTCGCCCACGGCTTAACGGTCGATTCGTCGACCAACCCGACGCATTGA
- a CDS encoding sterol desaturase family protein: MDSFIQTHEAMIRLGFFLGVFALMATWEVIAPSRTRMLTRLQRWSSNIGLVVLNTVLLRLLFPAAAVGMALYVNSAGWGLLNALDWPFWAEVLVALLVLDFAIWVQHVLFHAVPALWRLHRVHHADLDFDLTTGARFHPLEIILSMLIKFAVIAALGPPLVAVILFEVILNAMAMFNHANIALPAWIDRPLRWLVVTPDMHRVHHSIEDDETNSNFGFNLSWWDWLLGTYRAQPRAGQQGMTIGIRQHREPRRVDRLDGMLLLPFVGQVTEYAINRRQWADAPDASEAPGSVEMSTQASTGDNR; encoded by the coding sequence ATGGACAGTTTCATCCAAACCCACGAGGCGATGATCCGCCTCGGCTTCTTCCTCGGTGTGTTCGCGCTGATGGCGACCTGGGAGGTCATCGCGCCCTCGCGCACGCGGATGCTGACCCGCTTGCAGCGCTGGAGCAGCAACATTGGCTTGGTGGTGTTGAACACGGTTCTGCTGCGGCTTCTGTTTCCGGCCGCCGCAGTCGGTATGGCGCTGTACGTCAACAGTGCCGGCTGGGGGCTGCTCAATGCGCTGGACTGGCCGTTTTGGGCCGAGGTGCTGGTCGCGCTGCTGGTGCTCGACTTCGCCATCTGGGTGCAGCATGTGCTCTTCCATGCGGTGCCGGCGCTGTGGCGGCTGCATCGGGTCCACCATGCCGATCTCGACTTCGACCTGACCACCGGCGCGCGCTTCCATCCGCTCGAGATCATCCTGTCGATGCTGATCAAGTTCGCCGTGATCGCCGCGCTCGGGCCGCCGCTGGTCGCGGTGATCCTGTTCGAGGTCATCCTCAATGCGATGGCGATGTTCAACCACGCCAACATCGCGCTACCGGCCTGGATCGACCGCCCCTTGCGCTGGCTGGTCGTGACCCCGGACATGCACCGCGTGCATCACTCGATCGAGGACGACGAGACCAACTCCAACTTTGGCTTCAACCTCTCCTGGTGGGACTGGCTGCTCGGCACCTACCGCGCCCAGCCGCGTGCCGGCCAGCAGGGCATGACCATCGGCATCCGCCAGCATCGCGAGCCCCGGCGCGTCGACCGGCTCGACGGCATGTTGCTGCTGCCTTTCGTTGGCCAAGTGACCGAGTATGCGATCAATCGCCGGCAATGGGCCGATGCGCCTGATGCGTCTGAGGCTCCGGGTAGCGTTGAGATGAGCACCCAGGCGAGCACCGGAGACAACAGATGA
- a CDS encoding TVP38/TMEM64 family protein, protein MHRTLLRALGVLLLVGAVATALLYRDRLDVAALEAWVSGAGAAAPLIFIGLYALATVLFLPGAVLTLAGGALFGPLWGTLYNLIGATLGAGLAFLIARHLAGDWVQARAKGLSARLIQGVEAEGWRFVAFTRLVPLFPFNLLNYALGLTRIRLLPYLLATLVFMLPGALAYTYLGFVGREAMAGSEGLIRNGLIALALLAAVAFLPRLITRLRQRPMLPVADLNRCLDAEEEQLQQETITHHPPTTNGAIQ, encoded by the coding sequence ATGCATCGCACGCTGCTCCGCGCCCTAGGCGTCCTGCTGCTCGTCGGCGCGGTGGCGACCGCCCTGCTCTACCGCGATCGGCTCGACGTCGCGGCACTGGAGGCTTGGGTCAGCGGCGCTGGTGCCGCGGCACCGCTGATCTTCATCGGACTCTATGCGCTGGCGACGGTGCTGTTCCTGCCCGGCGCGGTGCTGACGCTGGCCGGTGGCGCCCTGTTCGGCCCGCTCTGGGGCACGCTCTACAACCTGATCGGGGCCACGCTCGGCGCCGGCTTGGCGTTTCTGATTGCGCGCCATCTCGCCGGCGACTGGGTCCAGGCGCGCGCCAAGGGCCTTAGTGCGCGGCTGATCCAGGGCGTCGAGGCCGAGGGCTGGCGCTTCGTCGCCTTCACCCGGCTGGTGCCGCTGTTTCCGTTCAACCTGCTCAACTACGCCTTGGGTCTGACGCGCATCCGCCTTCTGCCCTATCTGTTGGCGACCCTGGTGTTCATGCTGCCGGGGGCGCTGGCCTATACCTACCTGGGCTTCGTCGGTCGCGAGGCGATGGCCGGCAGCGAGGGGCTGATCCGCAATGGCTTGATCGCGCTGGCGTTGCTGGCTGCGGTGGCCTTCCTGCCGCGGCTGATCACGCGCTTGCGTCAGCGACCGATGCTGCCGGTCGCGGACTTGAATCGCTGCCTCGACGCCGAGGAAGAACAGCTCCAACAGGAAACGATCACCCACCACCCACCCACCACCAACGGAGCTATACAATGA
- a CDS encoding DsrE family protein gives MKKTALSFLPILLMLSALVPGTALAEKPSDAQALAGVTAGKVAWDINMGNPRALLVNLRVIDETYEDLKRQGVEPDMIFTFRGPSTRLVSTERTDVPLDEEAVYDEIAQQIKALLAKPKVRMEVCSIATRLAGIDKETLLPGLEVVGNTFVSQIGYQAKGYASIPIM, from the coding sequence ATGAAAAAAACCGCCCTTTCGTTCTTACCGATCCTGCTCATGCTGTCGGCACTGGTACCAGGCACCGCGCTGGCCGAGAAACCGAGCGACGCGCAGGCCCTCGCCGGCGTCACCGCCGGCAAGGTCGCCTGGGACATCAACATGGGGAATCCGCGCGCACTGCTGGTCAATCTGCGCGTGATCGACGAAACCTATGAGGATCTCAAGCGCCAGGGGGTCGAGCCCGACATGATCTTCACCTTCCGCGGTCCTTCGACGCGCCTGGTCAGCACGGAGCGCACCGATGTGCCGCTGGACGAGGAAGCCGTCTACGACGAGATCGCCCAGCAGATCAAGGCATTGCTGGCCAAGCCGAAGGTGCGCATGGAGGTCTGCTCGATCGCGACCCGCCTCGCCGGCATCGACAAGGAGACGCTGCTGCCGGGCCTTGAGGTCGTCGGCAATACCTTCGTCTCGCAGATCGGCTATCAGGCCAAAGGCTACGCGAGCATCCCGATCATGTAA
- a CDS encoding ArsR/SmtB family transcription factor: MSTPKQSLFEQLASVARALGSAARLELLDYLAQGERPVDELARLSGLSVANTSKHLQQLKAAGLAQARRDGQHVRYGLADDQVLAAVAALRGLAECRHRAVGELLDSYLRARDALEPLPAADLLERVRDGLVTVIDVRPAEEYAQGHVPGALNVPLDALEQRLGELPPERAIVAYCRGPWCVLSFEAVARLRQAGFNAQRLENGLPEWRQAGWPVERSTPPATHRAPAAPATPAGSR, from the coding sequence ATGTCCACTCCCAAACAAAGCCTCTTTGAGCAACTCGCCAGCGTCGCCCGCGCCCTCGGTAGCGCGGCGCGGCTGGAGTTGCTGGACTATCTCGCCCAGGGCGAGCGCCCTGTCGATGAACTGGCGCGCCTCTCGGGGCTGAGTGTCGCCAACACCTCCAAGCACTTGCAGCAACTCAAGGCCGCCGGGCTGGCGCAGGCGCGGCGCGATGGTCAGCATGTGCGCTATGGGCTGGCCGACGACCAGGTGCTCGCGGCTGTGGCGGCCTTGCGCGGCCTGGCTGAATGCCGTCACCGCGCCGTGGGTGAGTTGCTCGACAGCTACCTGCGCGCGCGCGACGCTCTGGAGCCGCTGCCGGCGGCGGATTTGCTGGAGCGGGTGCGCGACGGTCTGGTCACCGTCATCGACGTGCGCCCGGCCGAGGAGTATGCCCAAGGCCATGTGCCGGGCGCGCTCAATGTGCCGCTTGATGCCTTGGAACAGCGCCTCGGCGAACTGCCGCCCGAGCGCGCCATCGTCGCCTACTGTCGCGGCCCCTGGTGCGTGCTCTCCTTCGAGGCGGTCGCCCGCCTGCGCCAGGCCGGGTTCAACGCCCAGCGGCTGGAGAACGGTCTGCCGGAATGGCGTCAGGCGGGGTGGCCGGTGGAGAGGTCCACTCCTCCAGCAACACATAGAGCGCCGGCAGCACCAGCAACACCAGCAGGGTCGCGCTGA
- a CDS encoding efflux RND transporter permease subunit: MAPGGDPLRFRTDIDTEVRALREWPARAETPVISALHQRDLVAAVALAGDVPLAQLETLARQLETRLLRLPGVAEVAIKGLSQRQWQVEVERDVLAQHGLTAQSLASLIARQSVDVPLGLLEGAERDLLLRFTDQRRSPESLAELVVVAAPTGGELTLGEIARITEVGERPEEQLRFNGERALVLEVSKGLGDDALRVFTALQQWVAEEQARLGACAAADRARF, translated from the coding sequence ATGGCCCCGGGTGGCGACCCGCTGCGCTTTCGCACCGATATCGACACCGAGGTGCGCGCCCTGCGCGAGTGGCCGGCGCGCGCCGAGACGCCGGTGATCAGCGCCCTGCATCAACGCGATCTGGTCGCCGCCGTGGCGCTGGCCGGCGATGTGCCGCTGGCGCAGCTCGAAACCCTGGCCCGGCAGCTGGAGACGCGCCTGCTGCGACTGCCGGGGGTGGCCGAGGTGGCGATCAAGGGTCTGTCCCAACGCCAGTGGCAGGTGGAAGTTGAACGCGATGTGCTCGCCCAGCATGGGCTGACCGCGCAGAGCCTGGCGAGCCTGATCGCGCGCCAGAGTGTCGATGTGCCGCTCGGCCTGCTGGAAGGCGCGGAGCGCGATCTGCTGCTGCGCTTCACCGATCAGCGCCGTTCGCCCGAGTCGCTGGCCGAGCTGGTGGTGGTGGCCGCGCCGACCGGCGGCGAGCTGACCCTGGGCGAGATCGCGCGCATCACCGAGGTCGGCGAGCGCCCCGAGGAGCAACTGCGCTTCAATGGCGAGCGTGCCCTGGTGCTGGAGGTCAGCAAGGGGCTGGGCGATGACGCACTGCGGGTGTTCACCGCCCTACAGCAATGGGTGGCGGAGGAACAGGCGCGCCTGGGCGCGTGCGCGGCGGCTGATCGAGCGCGGTTTTGA
- a CDS encoding nitrous oxide-stimulated promoter family protein: MSERPFSRQSSAVDGPGPRIGHEQRAIAAMLGLYCRDHHGARHGLCAACEGLRVYAEQRLASCPFQEAKPACNRCSVHCYSAVRREQVRAVMRYAGPRMLWRHPVIALRHVLDKLRQAPNLLFFSPARPDDRHPGAIFLVFLRLGLTSFGGPIAHLGYFRAEFVTRRRWLSEASYAELVALCQFLPGPASSQVGMALGLTRAGYAGALAAWVGFTLPSALAMILLALGLVNQSDAIPAGALHGLKLAAVAVVAQAVWGMARSLCPDRSRVTLMAGAACGVLLIPFAWMQVVLLLVAGLIGAALFAPTPPAAQSDAPPPPIGPVAGLAWLALFALLLIGLPLIAVLAPTQALTLIDASYRAGSLVFGGGHVVLPLLQAEFVTQGWIDPERFLAGYGAAQALPGPLFTFGAFLGATRFGTDGGWLAGGLGGLLGLLAIFAPSFLLVAGVLPFWNRLRHHGRLRAALSGINAAVVGLLLAALYQPVWRSTVEGPADFALALLALVALQFWTLPPWLVVFACAGTGWMVLGLS; this comes from the coding sequence GAGCGTCCTTTTTCACGCCAGTCCAGCGCCGTCGACGGTCCCGGCCCGCGCATCGGCCATGAACAGCGCGCCATCGCCGCCATGCTGGGGCTTTACTGTCGCGATCATCACGGCGCCCGCCATGGCCTGTGCGCCGCGTGCGAGGGGCTGCGCGTCTATGCCGAGCAGCGCCTGGCGAGCTGCCCCTTCCAGGAGGCCAAGCCGGCGTGTAACCGCTGCAGTGTGCATTGTTACAGCGCGGTGCGGCGCGAGCAGGTGCGTGCGGTAATGCGCTATGCTGGGCCGCGTATGCTCTGGCGTCATCCCGTGATTGCCTTGCGGCATGTGCTGGATAAGTTGCGGCAGGCGCCGAACCTTTTATTTTTTTCCCCAGCCCGCCCGGATGACCGTCATCCAGGCGCGATCTTTCTCGTCTTCCTGCGCCTGGGCCTGACCTCATTCGGCGGGCCCATCGCGCATCTGGGCTATTTCCGCGCTGAATTCGTCACACGCCGACGCTGGCTCTCCGAGGCAAGCTATGCGGAACTGGTGGCGCTCTGCCAGTTCCTGCCCGGTCCGGCCAGCAGTCAGGTCGGCATGGCCCTGGGGCTCACCCGCGCCGGTTATGCCGGCGCCCTGGCGGCCTGGGTCGGCTTCACGCTGCCCTCCGCCCTGGCCATGATCCTGCTCGCCCTGGGACTCGTGAACCAGAGTGACGCCATCCCGGCGGGCGCCCTGCATGGACTGAAGCTGGCGGCGGTCGCCGTGGTCGCTCAGGCCGTCTGGGGCATGGCACGCAGCCTCTGTCCCGATCGCTCCCGCGTGACCCTGATGGCCGGCGCCGCCTGTGGCGTGCTGCTGATCCCGTTCGCCTGGATGCAGGTCGTCCTGCTCCTGGTTGCCGGCCTGATAGGCGCGGCCCTGTTTGCACCGACGCCGCCGGCGGCCCAGTCGGATGCACCGCCGCCGCCCATCGGTCCGGTCGCTGGACTGGCCTGGCTGGCGCTGTTCGCGCTCCTGCTGATTGGGCTGCCCCTGATTGCCGTGTTGGCGCCGACTCAGGCGCTGACGCTGATCGACGCCAGCTATCGCGCCGGCAGCCTGGTCTTCGGCGGCGGCCATGTGGTGCTGCCACTGCTGCAAGCCGAATTCGTCACCCAAGGCTGGATCGATCCGGAGCGCTTTCTGGCCGGTTATGGGGCGGCGCAGGCGCTGCCCGGCCCCCTGTTCACCTTTGGCGCCTTTCTGGGGGCCACCCGGTTTGGGACCGATGGCGGCTGGCTGGCTGGAGGTCTGGGCGGGCTGCTCGGCCTGCTGGCCATCTTTGCGCCCTCCTTCCTCCTGGTGGCCGGGGTGCTGCCCTTCTGGAACCGATTGCGCCACCATGGTCGTCTGCGCGCCGCGCTCAGCGGCATCAATGCCGCCGTGGTCGGACTGCTGCTGGCGGCGCTCTATCAGCCGGTGTGGCGGAGCACCGTCGAGGGTCCGGCGGATTTCGCCCTGGCCTTGCTGGCGTTGGTCGCCCTCCAGTTCTGGACCCTGCCGCCCTGGCTGGTCGTGTTCGCCTGTGCCGGAACGGGCTGGATGGTCCTCGGTCTGTCTTGA